GGGAGGCCGAGGATGATCTTGTGGACTGGTAATGAAAAGGGGGATGGTCTCCTGATGACTGGACTCCACGGTGAGGGTGAGTGCCTGACTGGCCAGGGCTTGAAccggaaaaggagaggagagccgGTATGAGTTATGATGTTAAGGGAGGAGGCAAGGGTCTGGTCAATAAAGTTCCCCCGCGGCACCAGAATCCACTAACGCTGTAGACACCGTACATAAGTGACAGTCAGTGTGATGGACACCAAAAAGAGCCTAGTAGACAGTGATGGAACTCACTCCTGTCCCAGGGGGTGGAAGATCATGCGACTGTCACTCTGCTCTTGTGAATCCCAGGTTCTGACCTGCTGGACAGCTCTGGAGCTTGTGTCCTCCTTGTCCACAGTACAGACAAAGCCCCAGCAGTATCAGTCTGCGGGGGAGACGAATGACCCCCTACCTCCATGGATTCAGGCTCTGATCCGAGTGTTCACTGAGGGAGGGAAGCGATGAGTGTACCGGCGCTCCCGAAGTAGGTTATCCAGATGGATGGCCATCGCAATGAGTGCCAAGGCAAGGTTGTCGTCGCGACAAGCCACTTACGTCTAGGACCTCTTCTAAATAGTGTATGGAGCGCCGGCTCATTCCATCCACTTGATGCCGCTACTGTCTGAAAGATGAGCACGTACTCTGCAGCCGTCTGGTTACCCTGCTGTAATTGCAGTAGCCACTcacctccctctgccctccagGGGATgatcaaaaatacatttaaaatcaagCTCCTCTCGCACCAGACGGCCGTAGCCCATTCCAACACCTTCCCAGTCAGCAAGGAAATCACAGTGGCAACCTTAGACCACTGGGTGGTAGGAGCTCCCATCTGATGCCTAAAATAGAGGGAGTAGCTTACTAGGAAGCCATGGCATTTGGATGGTGTACCGTCATGTTTATCGGGGAGGGATAAACGGGCGTCGCTGACCTGAGTGGGGGTCACTGAATGGGCTGATGTGCTAGGGTGACTGGCTGAAGAGTATCCTCCGCTGGATGAAGGCAACGCCTCTCTGGTGTGTTTGAGACGTTGCATACTACGAAGAACCTCCATAGCCGATCCCAGTTGTTCCAGCTGGTCATAGTGTTGACGTAGAAGATAACCCTATTCATCAACCATCTGAGAGATAATTGAATTTCCTGCTGCTTCCCTATTTTGAGTTGGTATTCTGTAACAAAGACGCAGTGAGTCGAGAAGCAGGTGAAACATTTAGTAACCCATGAACCgagataacatttacatttacatttaagtcatttagcagacgctcttatccagagcgacttacaaattggtgcattcaccttatgacatccagtggaacagccactttacaatagtgcatctaaatcttttaaggggggtgagaaggattactttatcctatcctaggtattccttaaaacATCACAGCGGAGAAAAAGCATGAACATAGGAACAATACCAACTGAGGAATAAATGTAAGGGAGGGACAGATAGAGTTGAGGTAATGAGGatggtaatggagtccaggtgtgaatcattaTGATCAACAGGTGCGTGTAATGAAGAATGCCAGGTGTGCGTATTGATGTATCCCAAAACAGGTGGTTAGTATTGCAGTGATGTCAAACGCTGGAGGCGAGGAGCAAGAGTAGACGTGATGGTAAAATAATCCGTATAAACATTCGGAATGCTTTCTTCAGCACTGTTCTCCTGTATAACAATATATGGCATCTAATTTACATGAGAAAATGAATGGCTCTTATATCttaatgaatcccctcctacgaactgccttgtttttttttacatcttcTGACTCAATTTGAAAGAAACTATGCCATGTTAAAATCACATGATAGCTTTAGAGTGCATGTAAACTCATATTTATGCACTTGGTCCTGTTATTAATCTACTATTTTAACAAGCTAATCTGCATCATAAAGCAAAGAACTTCACGCATGATTCCTCCATTATCACCTACCTAGCACAAATCATACATTAAGCTGTGTGGTTGGGGGGGATATTCTCAAAATGGAATTTCCATTGAAACCATATTGCTCAAGTACAAGTGAGCTGAGAGCAGTTGCGAATGACTAATTTCTGTTGTGGTTATATTACTGCTATCATACTGCACATTGTACCATTTACAACTTGACAGTGCCAGTTGCTTTACATTGTTTTGAATGCATTTGACCAACTTGGGGTTGATTTAATGAAACAGTCAATTGTAAACGTGTTTTAAATATATTTCTGAAGTTCTCTTTAATGGTTTGTGTGATCATGGGACACCACAATCATTATGAATGATAGTTTTCATCCAAAGTGTATCAGTGTGGTTGTTTCATCTACAGGTccaccgattaatcggaatggacgatttaattagggcctttcataacaatcggaaatctgtatttttgggcgcagatttcagatgtttttttttataccttttatttaacaaggcaagtcagttaagaacacattcttatttttaatgacggcctaggaacggtgggttaactgccttgttcaggtgcagaaagacagattttcaccttgtcagctcaggggattcaatcttgcaaccgtacagttaactagtccaactcgcttaccattgcactccacgagtagcctgcctgttacgcgaatgcagtagaagccaaggtaaattgctagctggCATTAAACTTATcctataaaaaacaatcaatcataatcactagttataactactaatccagtttagcaggcaatattaaccaggtgaaattgtgccatttctcttgcgttcattgcacgcagagtcggggtatatgcaacagtttgggctgcctggctcattgcgaactaatttgccagaattttacgtaattatgacataacattgaaggtttgtaatggctgttggaaggagaggaccaaggtgcagcgtagtATGTGTCCATTTTTATTTAATGAGCACTGAAATGACAAAAATAACAACGCGAACgaccgaaacagttctggctggtgcagacacacaacagaaaacaaaacatagaatacccacacacttcacaccctgaccaaactaaaaatagaaacatacaatgCAATcaacggtcagggcgtgacaaggttgtgcaatgtaacaagaatatttagacttagggatgccacccgttagataaaataccaaacggttccgtatttcactgaaataataaacgttttgttttcgaaatgatcgtTTCCGGATCCGACcctattaatgaccaaaggcttgtatttctgtgtgctattatgttataattaagtctgatttgatagagcagtctgactgagcagcagcaggcccgtaaacattcattcaaacagcacttttgtgcattttgccagcagctcttcgcaagcaatgcgctgtttatgacttcaagcctatcagcctaatggctggtgtaaccaatgtgaaatggctagctagttagctgggagTGCGCTAATaccgtttcaaacgtcactcgcttttagatttggagtagttattccccttgtgctgcaagggccgcggcttttgtggagcgatgggtaacgatgcttcgagtgtggctgttatcgatgtgttcctggttcgagcccaggtaggggcgaggaggggcacggaagctatactgttacactggaaatactatagtgcctataagaacatccaatagtcaaatgtatatgaaatacaaatggtatagagagaaatagtcatataaatactatattaactacaacctaaaacctcttaccttggaatattgaagtctcatgttaaaaggaaccaccaactttcatatgttctcatgttctgagtaaggaacttaaacattagcttttttacatggcacatattttacatggcacatattttacatggcacacatttttacatggcacacatttttacatggcacatattacatattggcacatattactttcttctccaacactttgtttttgaattatttaaaccaaattgaacgtttcattatttatttgaggctaaattgattttattgatgtattatactatgttaaaataagtgttaattcagtattgttgtaattgtcattattataaatacattttaaaaaacctggccgattaatcggtatcagcttttttggtcctccaataattggtatcggcgttgaaaaattataatcagtcgacctctagtttcATCGTCACCCTGGAGATCTCATACCAGTGTGCATCTGTCAGAGTGCTTTTATACACAATGGCAGAGCCCTGTTATCATGTGGAGGTAGGgagactgtcagacagacagagagcatagTGCTGCTTATGTCCTTTCACATATATCCTAGTGATAATGAAAGTTAGTAGTGGACCATCTACTACCCCCACATCCACCCTTCAGCCTCCATTCCAACTTGTTTTAGTCAGCCTACTATCTCTCCTCAGCATCTGTTATGTGTCACCATCCACTTGTGGAAGCACTCAGAGTGATGGAGCCCACGCAAAACAATCGAAGTCCACCCACTCACACAAAAAACAACACTGCACATTTTTCCCTATCTTGCAGGAGCAGATACACAAAacatcatgtacacacacacacacacacacacagaaaaaacatcctgtgtgcacacacacacctacatgtGTACAatggacgcacacacacaaggAAACCGACACGtgtacacggacacacacactctttccctAACAGCTACTCATTTAAAGTATTCACCCTATCCATATTTGAGCTGCACAGATAAAGACTCCCATAAAATTATGTGAAAATAGGAATTCATTCTACTTGTCAAATCCCTATTTCTTAATGGGAATTCAAATTATTATTGAAAAGAGATGTAAAATTAACCAAACTATAGCACATAAGAGATTAGGGAAAACTTGCAGAGGGATTTAAGAAGATAACCCTGGTTGTTTTGCTTCGATGCCAGAACCATTTGACCTTCTGCACCCTCTTTTCTGTGAACTTCCTGAAGATTCTAATCCTGTTAGTCCTGCTATTCTGAGGAGGCACATGAGATAATTCAGAGGTTCAGTTCTCCAATATGGGATGATTGCCGCAGTGCAACACATTACCTCTGCCTGGATCACACTACTTACAATGTACATCAAAGTCAGATTTATCAAAGCATCCAATCATATTGTCCCTGCACTATTAAAGAATCCCATTTGCGATAATATTCGGACTAATTATGTTTCCTGTGTCATTTTGATTATATTATGAAAGGGTGCTTGAATTCTGATTGAATGTGTCAAAAAAACCTAAAGCATCATTATCCTACCCCATGTATTACTGACTCAATGTAGGCTAATGACCTGACCTTGAACCCTGGTTTATGAGTAATCCATCTTCACTGGGGTAGAAGTTTAGTTGTTGCAATGTAAAACCCACAAGCACAGAGCAGCCTCTCTAACAGAGAGAAATTGTCATAAATCAGCACAGACAATCCAAAATATAATGAGGACACTTATCACCATGCTTCAGGTAACCAATGGAAAACCGAAATGTGCATCAGCCCACTCTCCTGTGGCTCAAAATAGAAAATGGATGTGCTGAGTGATTACAGAAAGGCACAAATTGGCCCCATACTTTTAGCTGCAGACTGGTACAATGCCTTGTCTCTGAAGCATAGCGGTGGCTATCTACATCTCAACACATGCATCTCCTTTTCATCCTTTTATGTGcataaaaaatgtatgtagcatgTGATCGTGATGGTGTTTTTTAATGGCCAATATGTATTTGCATTGCTTTTAAAATCTCAAGGCAGCTTGTGTCTTCATTTGTTCTTGATGATTCGTGCTTATTCACTTCAACAGCTTGATTCATTTTGCAGACATTAGAAAATAATGGAATATTATTTGTCTGGTAATAACCAAAAAATGGATTCCAACAAAATTTGTTGCATCTTTTTTTATACAATGTGAAGTATATTTTGTAGAACCAAATGAAATAACCTTGTATTGGGGTGTGGCGTAATGAAAATATTATACTCCGACTGATATTTCCCAAGAAGGCCCTTGGATAGATAAAATAACATTTCTGCCTCAGCCACTTCAGTGAGAGAATGTGAGCTATCTGTACAGTATCAATGTTTGAACAGTGAAGTCCAGCTGCTATGGAGGCCCATCAGAGGGGCTGCTTCCccagcaggtaggctagtagtTAGTGTCAGCTAGCCATGAACATGCCACACTGTGGAAGGAGGACGGTCTGGAATATGCCTTTGATATATGCGCTTATCACTGTCCTACTGACAAATCCATCGGTGCGGAGTCCAGTGCAGGGCTTGGAGGAGATGGTCTCATCCTTCAGCTATTTAGGTTAATGTCCTCGCACTCTTCCTCCCCAATCCACTCCCCCATGTAGCTCATCTCTGCCTGCTCACAGGTGGTCTTCACCTGATTCCGCCTGTAGAGGAATTGAGCTGCGATAGAGCCATTCATTGCTCATACAACTGGGCCACAACAGAACGATCCTAGTGTAAAAGAGTGTTTCAATACAATGTCGACTACATTACACAACAAAACAATGACATACATGGACACCAACTCTGAAATGTGTTGAAACGTCCTTTGAATGTGTATATTATCCTAATGGCCAAGGAAGAATAATTTGCCTCTTGGTTGATCTTTTTACTTGCATCAGATCCACGTATTTGATTGGGGCACGTGACTACCACCTAACGTGCCACAGGTGTGGTAGTGGTATTTATTGTTGTGCATACCACGGCTTGGTAAGTTGATTCTATCATGTAAATTCACCTGAAATAATTTTGAAGAGCATGCCCTTGGGTGTTTTCTTTTTTAGGTTCCACAGAGGAAGTGACAAACAATATGACCGACAATGTTTGCAACATTCAATTTGTCTGAGTCCGAGGACACCAATTTAACCAGCGCAGATACGCAAATGCTTCTAGAACGGCACAGGCCCATTAAAATTGGCATAATATCAGTTTTAGGAGCGATGATCACGTTGGGGAATATTGCAGTCATTATGGTGATTTCTTCATCGGTGTCCGGCTGGTCAAGGAACTCTCGATACTTTTTACTCTCACTCACAGGTGCTGATTCGGCGTTTGGACTGATCATCACGCCCTTGAATCTGTGCGTCAGTCTGGCGAAAGACTACAGTGAAGGCCCAGACTCCCTCTGTCACATTGTGGCTTTCTTCAACGCGACGATTTATTCGACTTGCATGTACACACTGGCTACAATAAGTCTAGAGCGATACATAGCAGTGTTTTACCCACTTAAGTACTCATCACTGATGACAAGGAGAAGAACGCTGTTTTTGATCGCGTTTGCATGGTGTTTTCCTCCATTTTTACTTGTGCCCATATCATTTCCTAACGGGATAATTGAGGTCCACTTTTCTACAGCGTCACTGGTTTGCAATCCATCGTACTCTACTAACGTTGTGTACACTCTATCGTTGACGTGCCTCATCTTCTTTCCTTGTTCAATCATCATGACTTGCGCAAACCTGCGCCTTTGGTTTGCTGCAAAGAGACAGCGGGTAAAGATGCGGGCACAACACCTGGGTCTTCACAACAGACCCGACGTAGCCTCCAGGGTGCTTGTCCCTGTAATGACCGTGTACTACGCATGTTGGACGCCGTGCATGGCGGCAATTATCTATAATGGTGAGTAGGCCTATAGAAGGAACCAGTTGGTTTACATTTAGTGGATGAAGGAACTTTGTAGTTGGAACTTCTAAAATTCAGTCAAGGTGCATGTTTTTCCCAAAGTCACTCACCACCCTTCTAAATGATCTCAGGAAAATTACCGTAACAAATGTAGGCTACAAGGCTGTAAAGTGGAAATGCCAATGTGCTGGGTGTAAGATGACCGAGGTAGGCTGATGAATCAGACTGATATGGGCAGCTTCTGGTATACCGCCTTAAACTAATCCGTCTCAACGGGAACGTTTCTTTACATTCAAGACTCTAGAATAAAATTACAATTTACACTACCGGTTGTCAGTATAGTCGGTTAATCAAATTGGCCCCAGGAAAGTGTTATTTACACGACTTTTTGGAGCGCTGGTATTGCTGCTGAAATATCTATCACCTGGCACTTGCGGAAAACCATGTAAACATCTGCAAAACTTTGGTCAGTATGCATGCATCAAAGTGCAAGTCCTTCAGTCTCGTGCACGTGCCTTGGATCAGGAGCAAACGCATCTTGATTGCCCCCACATTTTGAAGTCTTTAATAGTACTTTTCTGTGGATATT
This genomic interval from Oncorhynchus keta strain PuntledgeMale-10-30-2019 chromosome 2, Oket_V2, whole genome shotgun sequence contains the following:
- the zgc:162592 gene encoding G-protein coupled receptor 52; translated protein: MFATFNLSESEDTNLTSADTQMLLERHRPIKIGIISVLGAMITLGNIAVIMVISSSVSGWSRNSRYFLLSLTGADSAFGLIITPLNLCVSLAKDYSEGPDSLCHIVAFFNATIYSTCMYTLATISLERYIAVFYPLKYSSLMTRRRTLFLIAFAWCFPPFLLVPISFPNGIIEVHFSTASLVCNPSYSTNVVYTLSLTCLIFFPCSIIMTCANLRLWFAAKRQRVKMRAQHLGLHNRPDVASRVLVPVMTVYYACWTPCMAAIIYNAISGNRVPEWMEFLVVWLPTSNGFLNCIFYFWINRSFRRKFCLLFQRLCLTLCPDLAKALGCTASSQPVVWDNNNTLQERCSSVSSTCTLITLASDTPF